A region of the Microbacterium sp. SL75 genome:
ACCGGCCACGAGGGCCTCCTCATGGACTACGAGCGCCCCATGACGCGCATCGACTCGCGCACGGGCCAGCCGTACAACACCTCGTCGCATTTCCAGTGGATCGGCGAGCGCACCCGCGAGCTCGACGGCGCTCACGTCGACTACTTCTCGAAGATCCGCAACCCCATCGGTGTCAAGCTCGGCCCCACCACGACGACCGACACCGCGCTGGCGCTGATCGACAAGCTCGACCCCGAGCGCGAGCCGGGTCGCTTGACCTTCATCACCCGCATGGGGTCGGGCAAGATCCGCGACGCCCTGCCGCCGTTGCTCGAGGCCGTCCGCGACTCGGGCGCCACCCCGCTCTGGGTCACCGACCCGATGCACGGCAATGGCATCACCACCCCCACCGGCTACAAGACGCGCCGGTTCGACGACGTCGTGGACGAGGTGCGCGGCTTCTTCGAGGCGCACCGCTCGGTGGGCACGCACCCCGGCGGCATCCACGTCGAGCTCACCGGCGACGATGTCACCGAGTGCCTGGGCGGCTCGGAGCAGATCGACGAGGCGACTCTCGCTACGCGTTACGAGAGCCTGTGCGACCCGCGTCTGAACCACCGCCAGAGCCTCGAGCTGGCCTTCCTCGTGGCCGAGGAGCTCGAGAAGCGCTGACTCTCTCGTGAATCAGACGACGCCCCCGGCCTTCAGGTCGGGGGCGTCGTCGTTCGTGAGGTCGCGGTCAGGACGCGAAGGTGATCGCAGCGAGCGGCTCGACGATCTCTTCGGCGGCGATGCCTACAGCGTCGGCGTCAGCGTGATCGTCGATCCCTGCGGAGCGGTCGTCCCGGCCTTGGGGTTCGTGGCGCGAACCTTGTAGATGTCCCAGTACTTGAAGCCGAGGGGCAGGGTGCCGTCGTCGATACCCGCGTTGACCTGAAATCCGAGCGCTTCGAGGGTCTTCACGGCATCCCGGATCGACATCCCCACCACGTTGCCGGGGATCTCGACGGGCTTCGGCCCGATCGACACGCGCAGGGGGACCGTGTCACCGGGGCGCCAGTTGCCGCCGCCGTCGCGCTGGCCCATGGAGATGACGTTGCCGGATGCCACGGAGTTGCTGTAATCCTCGGTCACCGAGGACTTCAGCCCGACGCCGTCGAGGGCGCGCTGGGCTTGCGAGCGCGAGTCTCCGGTGACGTCGGGGATCGGGCCGAGAGAGACGACGAGCGAGGCCGCGTCACCCTCGTAGACGGTGCATCCCTGCGTGCAGTCGATCGCGTCGCCGCCCGAGCGGGGGATGACCGAGGCGCCCAGGACCGTTCCGTCGGCGGGGTCGGCGAACTGGCGCTCGGGGTCGCCCGCGACGCCGACGAAGGCCTGCTCGAGGATCGCGCGCACCTCGTCCGCGCTCTTGCCGGCGAGGGCCGGGATCTGATGGGTCGCCGGTCCGATCGAGACGAAGACGGTGACGACGGTCTCTTTGTCGAGCCGTTCGCCGGGGGCGGGGTCGGACCCCACCGTCGTGCCGGAGGGGATCTCTCGATCCGTGACCTCTTGCGCCTGCGCCTGCAGCTGCTGCTGCGTCAACAGGGCTTGGGCGTCGGCGAAGCTCCGCCCCGAGACGTCGGGGACGGCGACGAGCGAGCCCGGCCCCGACCCGAAGTACCAGCCGGTGAATCCGGCGCCGCCGGCGAGCAGCAGCACGAGCACGAGGAGCCAGGCCCCGCGCGCCGTGCGTCGACGCGTGCGGGTGCGCAGACGCGCGGCGTTGTCGGGTTCATCGATGGTGGCGGAGGGGAGGGATGCCGTCTGGGGAAGGACCTTGGTCAGCTCGCGGGACTCCGCTGCGGAGGCCGGGCCCGTCGTGCCCACCGACACGGCGCGAGCGACCTGGGGGGCGAGGCCGAGCTCTTTCTCGATCGCACGCAGCCGCTCGAGCATCGCACCGGCGTCGAGGGGGCGATCGCCCGGCTCGCGCTCGGTCGACCACAGCACGAGCTCGTCGAGTTGCTCCGGAACGCCGGGATTCTTGGCGCTGGGGCGCGGGACGGAGTCGGTGGCGTGCTGATAGGCGATCTGCATCGGCTGCTCGCCCTTGTAGGGCTGCTCGCCGACGAGCATCTCGTAGAGCATGATTCCGAGCGAGTAGATGTCGCTGCGGGCGTCCGCGGTGCCGCGGGTGACGAGTTCGGGCGCCAGGTACGCGATCGTGCCCATGAGCTGGGCGCCGCTCGCGGTGTTCGCGGTCGTCGCGCGCGCCAGACCGAAGTCGCCGATCTTGATGCGGCCGTCCTCGGCGAGCAGCACGTTCTCGGGCTTGACGTCGCGGTGGACGATCCCGGCCCGGTGCGCTGCCGCGAGCCCCGACAGGATGGCATCCATGATCGTGAGGGTCTGATCGATCGTGAGGCGCCGATGCTCGCGCAGCAGCTCGCGCAGGGTGATGCCCGGGAGGTATTCCATCACCAGGTAGGCCATCTCGCCGTCCTGGCCCTGGTCGAACACGTTCACGACGTGCGGGTCGCTCAGGCGGGCGGCCGAGCGGGCCTCCTGGATGAAGCGGCTCTGGAACACGGTGTCGTCGCTGAGGTGGCCGTGCATGACCTTCAGCGCGACGCGGCGCTCGAGGCGCAGGTCGGTCGCCACGTACACGGTCGCCATCCCGCCGCGCGCGATACGCGCGCGGACCCGGTATCGGCCGTCGACGAGACGGCCGATCAGCGGGTCTGCCTGCTGACTCGTGCTCACAGGTCGAGTCTACGGAGCGCCCCCTGTGAGGCCGGGGAGCGGCTCACCCTCACCTCGGACGAGAAGATCAGCCGAGAACGGAGAGCCACGTGGTGGCGGGTTGCTCCCACTGCGCGTACCGGTCCGGGTAGGCCGAGATCTGCACGGCCTGAGCGGCGTCGGCGTACGACAGCTGGTCCCACCCGGGGATGTCGAGCAGGCCGCGGGTCGCGGAGCCGTTGGGGTCGGCCGCTCCGCCGTAGAACACGCGGGTGGACCGCTCTCGGTCGAGGATCTGATCCGGGGTGCCCCAGCCGGTGCTGGGGCGCTGCTGGAACAGGCCGAGCGAGTCGCGGTCGCCCCAATCGAGGTTGCGCAGCCACGACTCCTGCATCGCGGTGCCCAGGGCGATGAGTATTCCGCGATCCGAGACGCCGAGTTCTCGTCCGATGCGGATGATCAGGCGTGCGTTCTCGGACTGCTCGGCATCCAGCCCGGGGGCGGTGGCGGGGGCCACGGCCGCGGGTGCGGGTGCGGGGGATCCCGACGGGATCTGCAATACGTCGCCCGGGTAGATGATCGAGGCGCGCGTGAGGGCGTTCGCGCTGAGCACGGCGTCGAGCGAGACGCCGTTGGCGCGGGCGATGGCCGAGACGGTGTCGCCCGGGCGGACCTCGTGCGACCGGGGCGCGGCTTCGGGAGCGGCGGGAGCCGGGGGAGCGGGCGTCGCCGCGGGGGTGAGTGCGAGAACCTGGCCGGGTCGGATGAGGCTGTCGGGTGTCAGGCCGTTGGCCGCCAGGACCGCCGCGGTGTCGAGACCATGAGCCCGAGCGATGCCCCACACCGTGTCGCCTGACTTGACGGTGTAGGTGGTGGGGGCGGTGACGCCCGCGATTGCCTGCACCCCGATACCGCGGGGGGCGGGAGGCAGGACCGTGAGGGCAGGCTCGGGGGGCGCGGCGTGAGCGGCGTGCTCGGCGGCGAGGGTCAGGGCGATCGAGCCGGCCACAGCGGCCGGCCAGATGGCGACCGCGCGGCGTCGCGAGGGCAGGGGGGACAGCGTGAGTCGTCGCATGGTGGGGGGATTCCGTTCGTTCGACTGCCCGACACGCTGGCATGCCTCGGGGCTGATGTCAACGAAAGTGACGGTTGTGACGCATGTGACTCGTGTGCAGATGGACCGCGGGGCGGTCCGGGGCGGCGGAAATGAGAGGATGGGCGAGTGAGTGAGACTTCCCGTTACGAGACCGCGTGGCTGACCATTCCCGACCTGGTCGAGATGCTCGACGAGTCGCTCGGCCGCGTCCGCCGCCTGTTCGACGAGCATTACCTCGTCGGCTCGCGCCGCGAAGGCGTGTTCAAGGTGCCGGCGGTCTTCATCGTGGACGGGCGCCCGCTGGCGTCGCTGCGCGGCACGATCATCGTTCTGCACGATGCCGGGTTCGACGCCGACGAGACCATCGATTGGCTCCTGACTCCGGAAGAGAGCATCGGCATGGCACCCATCGAGGCTCTGCTCGCCGGGCGCAAGAGCGAGGTCCGCCGAGTCGCCGCGACCCTCGCCTGAGACGTTCCGGCCTCAGGCCGTTCGTTCGGTGGCGGCACGCGCGAGAGCGCGGAGGTCCTCGAGTGCGGCCGTGTCGACCTCGGCGTCGGCGAGAGCGAGATCGGCTCGCCGCGAGTAGTCGGCGATCAGGTCCTCCGTGCGTTCGAGCGCTCCCGTGTCGAGGATCGTCTGCTGCAGCGCCGCGATCTGCGCCCCATCCAGAGCGGGGTCGCCGAGGAGGGCGTCGAAGCCCTCGCGTCGCTGAGGTGACAGACTCTCACGGGCGTAGGCGACCAGCACCGTGCGCTTTCCCTCGCGCAGGTCGTCACCGACCGGCTTTCCGGTGACCGCGCTGTCGCCGAAGACCCCCAGCACGTCGTCGCGCAGCTGGAACGCCATGCCGACGTCGTGACCGAAGCGCCCGAGGGCGTCGAGCTGCGCCTCGTCGGCGCCGGCGAGAGCCGCGCCGATCTGGAGGGGCTGCTGGATGCTGTAGCGCGCCGACTTGTACGAGGCGATGCGCAGCGCCCGCTCCGCATGGGCGTCGTCGGGGTAGACGGTGTAGGCGGACTCCTCGGCGACGTCGAGGAACTGGCCGATCGTCACGTCGCGGCGCATCCGCGCGTAGGCGCGACGGGTCGGGGCGGCATGGCGGTGGCCCTTCAGACCCTCCTCGAGCAGATCGTCGCTCCACGCGACCAGCAGGTCGCCGAGGAGAATCGCTCCGGATCGGCCGAACGCGTCGGAGTCGCCGGCCCAGTCGGCATCCTGATGCGCTTTCTGCAACGCGCGGTGGGCCGCGGGCTGACCTCGGCGCGTGTCGCTGTTGTCGACGAGGTCGTCGTGGACGAGGGCGGCGGCATGGAAGATCTCGAGGGAGGTGGCCACGGCCAGAGCCGACTCGTCGAAGGCGGAGGAGGGCGGGGCGTCGAGCGCGCGAACCGCACTCCACCCGGCGAGGCAGAAGCGGGCCCGCAGACGCTTTCCTCCCTGGAGGGCGGAAGCCCCCGATCGGGTGAACGCCTCCGCCTCCGGGCCCAGTGCAGAGGCGTACGATAGCTGTTCGGAGAGGAACTTGTCGAGTCGCTGGGAAACAGCTTCGATCGGTTCCGGGGAGGTCGCCACGGGCCTAGCCTAGTGATCCACGCCGCGCGTAGAATCGTCCACAACGAACAACAAAGGGGGATGCATGCCACTGTCAGAGCAGGAGCAGCGTCTACTGGACGAGATGGAGCGCCATCTCATGAGCAACGACACCGATGTGGTGTCTGCCCCCAGTCGTGCCCTCAGCTACCGCAACATCGTCCTCGGTTCCATCCTCGTGCTGGCCGGTCTCGGCGCTCTCGTCGCGGGCGTGTCGATAGGGTTCAACACCGGTTTCGTCGGCATCGCCGTGGGCGTCGTCGGATTCCTCCTCATGGTCGGCGGGGTCGTCTTCGCCGTCACCCCGACGCGCGGCGCCGCTCAGGCCGCACCCGCCGCGAAGCCCCGACCGGCTCGCGCCTCCGGTTCGTCGTTCATGGATCGCATGAACGAACGCTGGGACCGCCGCCACGACGGACCCTAAGCCCGACACCCACTTCTTCAGCACCGGCTCTTCGGAGCCGGTGCTTTTTCGTGCGCCCGGGGGCCTGTCCGCGACGGAATAGCGCCGTGGAGGGGAAGAGGGGCGAGATAAGGCCTCGAATCGCTCCCTTTTCCTCCACTCGAGCTGTCTTCGGGGGTGATTGTCGCGGTTCGGTGGCGGAAACACGCGGAGTCCGACGCGATCCGTCGGGGCGGTCGATCACTGTACACGGCTGTGCTTGCGCACAGAAGCCCCGGAATTTGATAGCAAAGTGGAGGGCGGTGGAGTAAAGTGGGGGAAACTTCGCAGGCCGGACGAAGGGGGTGGACGCCCGAATGCTGCTCGGAACGCACACACCCAAGCTCGACGACAAGGGTCGGGTCATCCTGCCGGCGAAGTTCCGTGACGATCTCGGCGCCGGAGTGGTGATCACGCGCGGGCAGGACCGCTGCCTCTACGTGTTCAGCACCGAGGAGTTCGAGCGCGTGCACGAGCGGATCCGCGAGGCCCCGCTCAGCAACAAGCAGGCCCGCGACTTCCTGCGCATGTTCCTCTCGGGGGCCAGCGCCGAGAAGCCCGACAGTCAGAACCGCATCACCGTCCCGCCCGCCTTGCGTACCTACGCGGGGCTCGGTCGCGAACTCGTCGTCACCGGCGTCGGAGCACACGCCGAGATCTGGGACGCCGAGGCGTGGAACTCCTACGCGGAGAGCAACGAAGAAACGTACGCCGAGATGGAACAGGAGGTGATCCCGGGACTCTTCTGACCCTTCGGCTGTGATGCCCAGCCGCTCGCCCTGACGCACTTCCCCGGCGCCAGGTCGACGCGGATGGGGATCAGAGTTCGAAGGTTCCGCCCGACACATCATGGACATCCGCGACATCCACACCCCCGTCCTGCTCGAGCGCTGCGCCGAGCTGCTGGGCCCTGCGCTCCACAAGCCCGGCTCGGTGTTCGTCGACGGAACGCTCGGTATGGGCGGCCACTCCGAGGCGTTCCTCGAACGCTTCCCCGAGACCCGTCTCATCGGCCTCGACCGCGACACCGACGCCCTTCGCATCGCGGGGGAGCGTCTCGCGCGTTTCGGCGACCGCGTGACCCTCGTGCACACCGTCTACGACGGGATCGCCGAGGCCGTGGCCTCTGCCGGTGTCGCCCAGGTCGACGGCATCCTGTTCGACCTCGGGGTGTCGTCGCTCCAGCTCGACGTCGCCGACCGCGGCTTCGCCTACGCCCAGGACGCGCCGCTCGACATGCGCATGGACCAGACCACCGGCGTGACGGCCGCGGAGGTGCTGGCGACCTACGGCGAGGGCGATCTGCGCCGCATCTTCGAGCGCTACGGCGAAGAGAAGCTCGCCGGTCGCTACGCCCGCGCGATCATCGCCGCCCGCGCCGAGGCGCCGCTCGAGCGCTCCGGCCAGCTGGTCGACGTCCTGCAGGCGGCCACTCCCGCCGCGGTGCTGCGCGAGCGTCACCCGGCCAAACGCGTCTTCCAGGCCCTGCGCATCGAGGTCAACGCCGAACTGTCGGTGCTCGAGCGAACGATCCCGGCCGCGCTGAGCGTGCTCGGTGTCGGCGGGCGCATCGTCGTGCTGTCGTATCAGTCGCTCGAGGACCGGTTGGTCAAGCGCGTCTTCGCCGACGCGTCGACGTCCACGGCTCCGCGCGGACTGCCCGTGGAGCTGCCCGAGCACGCGCCGAAGTTCCGGCTCCTCGTTCGCGGCGCGGAGCTGGCGGGCGACGAAGAGCGCGCTTTCAATCCCCGTGCCACCCCCGTGCGTCTGCGCGCGGCCGAGAGAATCCAGGAGGACGCATGAGTGCACCCCAGGCCATCGATGCGGCCTTCCTGCCCGACTTCCCGACGCCCGTTCGCGAGCGCCGGCTCACCGTCGTGCCCGCGACCGCGCGTCGTCGGGCCCCGCGGCGCCTGTTCGGCGTCATCGCCGTGCTCGGCGCGCTGGCGATCGTGCTGGTGCAGATGGGGCTCGGCATCCTGACGACCCAGAGCTCCTTCGAGATCTCGTCGCTCACCCAGCAGCAGCGCGATCTGACCTACCAGAAGCAGATCCTCTCCGACGAGAGCGCGGGACTCAGCTCGCCGCAGTACCTCGCGGCCAACGCCGCGGCGCTCGGCATGGTCATCGACGAGTCGCCGACGTACCTGCGCCTCAGCGACGGTGCCGTGATCGGCTCCGACAAGCCCGCAGACACCGCCTCCTCGGTGGACGCCAAGGGCCGCGGCTCGGTCGGCAACGCCCTGATCTCGGGTGTCCCGCTGGTGACCGACCCGGCGGCATCCACCACCGAGAACGGCACGGCCACTCCCGCGCCCGCGGCACCCGGGTCGCCCTCGCCGACCGAGGCCGCCGCCCCGACCGCCCAATCCGCGACACCCCCGCCGATCAGCGACGGTCTGCCGACTCCCGCGACACGATGAGAGCCATGACGACGACAACCTCCCGTTCCCCGCGGCGTCGCACCGTCGTCGCCCTCGCGGTCGTCCTGATCGTGATCATCGCCTTCGTCGTCCGCCTGGTCGACATCCAGGTCGTCAACGCCCGAGACCACGTGGACGACTCGCTCTCGATGGGGCTGCAGAACTCCCGCATCGAGTACGCCTCGCGCGGATCGATCGTCGACGACAACGGGGTGCCCCTGGCCACCAGCGTCAATCGCTACGACGTGCAGATCGACCCGATGCTCGCCGCGAAGGGCGTGACCACGCGCGACGACGACGGCAACGAGACCACGACGGCCTGGCCCGACCTGGCGGCCCAGATCGCCGGTGTCACCGGCCAGGACGCCGCCGACGTGCAGAAGATCGTCCAGGGTGCCGTGGCCGACAACCCCGAGTCGCGTTACGCGATGATCGCGAAGAACGTCTCGACCGAGCAGTACCGAGCCCTCGTGGCCCTGGGGCTGCCGTTCCTCAGCTTCCCGCCGCAGGCCGGTCGTATGTATCCCGACGGGGCGGTGGCGGGGAACCTGCTGGGCTTCGTCGGCAGCGACGGTCAGGCCCTCGCCGGCCTCGAGGCGGCCGACAACGATTGCCTCGCCTCGACCAACGGCAAGGTCGTCTTCCAGCAGAGCCGCGACGGCGTGGTGCTCCCGGGCACCGAGGTCGTCACTCAGCCCGCCGTCGACGGCGGCACCCTCAAGCTCACGATCGACCGCGACCTGCAGTGGTACCTGCAACAGCTCATCGCCGAGCAGGTGCAGAACACCGGGTCGTTGCGCGGCACCATCACCGTGGTCGAGGCCAAGACGGGCAAGATCCGGGCCCTCGCCGAGTACCCGACGGTCGACCCCAACGACCCCACGGCCACGGCCCCCGAGGACCGCGGCAGTCGTGCGTTCTCGAGCCCGTTCGAGCCCGGCTCGACGTTCAAGGCCCTCACGACGGCGATCGGCCTGGACAGCGGTTCGTACACGCCGCAGACGACGGTCACGGCCTCGGGGCGCGAGGTGCTGGACGGCGACGCGCGCGTCTCCGACGCGTTCTCGCACGGCCCGAACGTCTACACCCCCACCGGCGTCCTCATCGACTCCTCGAACGTGGGTATCTCCAAGTTCGCCGAGATGATCCCCGCGCAGACGCGCTTCGACTACCTGCAGAAGTTCGGCATGGGAACGACGAGCGCGATCGACTTCCCGGGTGAGTCGGGCGGCATTCTGCACCCGGTCCAGGACTGGGACAAGCAGACCTTCTTCAACACGGCTTTCGGTCAGGGCCTGTCGGTCACCGTGCCCCAGCTCGTGGGCGCGTACCAGACCATCGCCAACGGCGGCGTGAAGAAGCCGCTGTCGATCGTCGAGGGCTGCACCGCGGCCGACGGCACCGTCACCGACGTCCCCTCGACCGAGGGCACCCAGGTCATCTCGACCGACACGGCGAAGGAGGTCTCGCTCATGCTCGAGAACGTCGCCACGCAGGGCGAGCTCGCCTCGAAGATCGCCATTCCCGGCTACCGCATCGCGATCAAGACCGGTACGGGTGAGAAAGTCGACGAGAACACGGGTGCCTACAAGCCCGACGCGTACTTCACCACGATGATCGGTTTCGCCCCCGCCGACGACCCGCAGTACGTCGTCGCGGTCAACCTGGACGAGCCGCGGACGGTAAAATCGTCGGCGGCCACCGCCCCCGCGTTCCAGAAGGCCCTCACCCAGGTTCTCAAGTCGTACCGGGTGATCCCGTCCGGAACCACGACCCCCGAACTGCCCAAGTTCGGCTGAGAAAGGGCCCACGTCGGTCTCGTCTCGGTAACGAATGCGACCGGAAAGGGCGTCCCACAGCAATGATCTCCCTCAGCCTCTCCCACCTCGCCGACGTGCTCGGCGGGCGCCTCGTCGTCCGCGGCGACGACACTGCCGACACCCTCGTCTCGGGGCTCGTCGACACCGACTCGCGCCTGATCGAGCCCGGCGGCATCTTCGTCGCCAAGCCCGGTGAGACCACCGACGGCCACCTCTTCGTCGGCACGGCCGTCGAGCGGGGCGCGGCCCTCGCGATCGTCGAACGCGAGCTCGACGACGCGGTGAGCCAGATCGTCGTCCCGGATGCCGTGGCCGCCCTCGGCGACCTGGCTCGGGACGTGGTGGCTCGAGTCCGCGAGACGGGCGCGCTCAAGATCGTCGGCATCACGGGGTCGAATGGCAAGACGACCACGAAGAACCTCCTCGCCTGCATCCTCGAGGACGAGGGAGAGACGGTGTCACCGCGCGCCTCGTTCAACAACGAGGTCGGCGCCCCGCTGACGATGCTGCGCGTCACCGAGAACACGCGCTACCTCGTGAGCGAGTTCGGAGCCAGTGCCCCGGGCGCCATCGCGCACCTCGCGGGTCTGGTCACCCCCGACATCGGAGTCGTGCTGATGGTCGGCATGGCGCACGCCGGCGGGTTCGGCGGCATCGAGTCGACGTTCCATGCCAAGAGCGAGTTGGTGAAGGCCACCCGCGAAGGCGGCCTCGCCGTCCTCAATGCCGACGATCCGCGCGTGGCCGCGATGGAGCCGATCGCGCGCGAGCGCGGGCAGGACGTACGGTGGTTCGGCCGGGGCGAGCGGGCCGAGGTGCGCGCCGTCGACGTGGAGGTCTCGGCATCCGGGACCCGCGCCGATCTGGTGATCGACGGAGAACCCTTCACCCTCACCCTGCGCGTGCTCGGTGAGCACCACGTGATGAACGCTCTCGCGGCCCTCGCCGCCGCCACCGCGCTCGGCGTGCCCGCAGCCCACGCGATCGCCCGTCTCGAGACCGTCGAGATCGCCGAGCGCTGGCGGATGCAGCCGCTGGGTTCCGATCGCGTGCGCATCATCAACGACGCGTACAACGCCAGCCCCGACTCCATGGCCGCCGCCCTTCGCACCCTCGCCCAGATCACCGGTCCCGAGGAGCGAACGGTCGCCGTCCTGGGCGCGATGAGCGAGCTGGGCGAGTACGCCGACGAGGAGCACGACCGTGTGGGACTGCTGGCCGTGCGCCTGCGCATTCAGCGGATCGTCGTGATCGGACCCGAGGCGCGCCGCATGTACCTCGAGGCCATCGCCCAGGGCTCCTGGGACGGCGAGGCCGTCTTCTTCGCCGACGCCGATGCGGCCTACGACTACCTCTCGACCGAACTGCGCGACGGTGATCGCGTGCTGGTGAAGTCGTCGAACTCGGCGGGGCTCCGGCACCTCGGCGACCGTCTGGGAGACTTGTTCGCGTGAGATCACTTCTGACGTCGGCTGCGATCTCGCTCGCCTTCACCCTCTTCCTCACCCCGGTCTTCCTCCGGTGGTTCCGCAAGTGGGGCTGGGGCCAGGTCATCCGCACCCCCGAGAACGTGCACAACCCCTCGCACGGGGCCAAGCGCGGCACTCCCACCATGGGTGGCACGATCTTCATCCTCGGGACGATGGTCGGGTACTTCATCGGTTCGTACGCCGGTAACAACCCGCCCACGGTCTCGGGCCTGCTCGTGCTGTGGCTCATGCTCGGCTTCGGTGTGGTCGGCTTCATCGACGACTACATGAAGATCCGCCAGCAGCGCAGCCTCGGACTCTCCGGCTGGCGCAAGATCGCCGGTCAGGTGATCGTGGTCGTGCCCTTCGCGATCGTGGCGTTGAACTTCCCGAACACGGTCGGACAGACCGCCGCCTCGGGCTACGTCTCCGTGTTCCGCGACATCCAGCTGCTGTCGTTCTTCGCGCTCGGGCCGATCCTCGGATGGCTGCTCTACCTCGCGTGGATCTCGCTCATCGGAACCGCGACCTCCAACTCGGTCAACGTCGCCGACGGTCTCGACGGCCTCGC
Encoded here:
- a CDS encoding LysM peptidoglycan-binding domain-containing protein, translating into MRRLTLSPLPSRRRAVAIWPAAVAGSIALTLAAEHAAHAAPPEPALTVLPPAPRGIGVQAIAGVTAPTTYTVKSGDTVWGIARAHGLDTAAVLAANGLTPDSLIRPGQVLALTPAATPAPPAPAAPEAAPRSHEVRPGDTVSAIARANGVSLDAVLSANALTRASIIYPGDVLQIPSGSPAPAPAAVAPATAPGLDAEQSENARLIIRIGRELGVSDRGILIALGTAMQESWLRNLDWGDRDSLGLFQQRPSTGWGTPDQILDRERSTRVFYGGAADPNGSATRGLLDIPGWDQLSYADAAQAVQISAYPDRYAQWEQPATTWLSVLG
- the mraZ gene encoding division/cell wall cluster transcriptional repressor MraZ, with amino-acid sequence MLLGTHTPKLDDKGRVILPAKFRDDLGAGVVITRGQDRCLYVFSTEEFERVHERIREAPLSNKQARDFLRMFLSGASAEKPDSQNRITVPPALRTYAGLGRELVVTGVGAHAEIWDAEAWNSYAESNEETYAEMEQEVIPGLF
- a CDS encoding Rv2175c family DNA-binding protein is translated as MSETSRYETAWLTIPDLVEMLDESLGRVRRLFDEHYLVGSRREGVFKVPAVFIVDGRPLASLRGTIIVLHDAGFDADETIDWLLTPEESIGMAPIEALLAGRKSEVRRVAATLA
- the rsmH gene encoding 16S rRNA (cytosine(1402)-N(4))-methyltransferase RsmH; this encodes MDIRDIHTPVLLERCAELLGPALHKPGSVFVDGTLGMGGHSEAFLERFPETRLIGLDRDTDALRIAGERLARFGDRVTLVHTVYDGIAEAVASAGVAQVDGILFDLGVSSLQLDVADRGFAYAQDAPLDMRMDQTTGVTAAEVLATYGEGDLRRIFERYGEEKLAGRYARAIIAARAEAPLERSGQLVDVLQAATPAAVLRERHPAKRVFQALRIEVNAELSVLERTIPAALSVLGVGGRIVVLSYQSLEDRLVKRVFADASTSTAPRGLPVELPEHAPKFRLLVRGAELAGDEERAFNPRATPVRLRAAERIQEDA
- a CDS encoding DUF3040 domain-containing protein, yielding MPLSEQEQRLLDEMERHLMSNDTDVVSAPSRALSYRNIVLGSILVLAGLGALVAGVSIGFNTGFVGIAVGVVGFLLMVGGVVFAVTPTRGAAQAAPAAKPRPARASGSSFMDRMNERWDRRHDGP
- a CDS encoding polyprenyl synthetase family protein gives rise to the protein MATSPEPIEAVSQRLDKFLSEQLSYASALGPEAEAFTRSGASALQGGKRLRARFCLAGWSAVRALDAPPSSAFDESALAVATSLEIFHAAALVHDDLVDNSDTRRGQPAAHRALQKAHQDADWAGDSDAFGRSGAILLGDLLVAWSDDLLEEGLKGHRHAAPTRRAYARMRRDVTIGQFLDVAEESAYTVYPDDAHAERALRIASYKSARYSIQQPLQIGAALAGADEAQLDALGRFGHDVGMAFQLRDDVLGVFGDSAVTGKPVGDDLREGKRTVLVAYARESLSPQRREGFDALLGDPALDGAQIAALQQTILDTGALERTEDLIADYSRRADLALADAEVDTAALEDLRALARAATERTA
- the pknB gene encoding Stk1 family PASTA domain-containing Ser/Thr kinase — translated: MSTSQQADPLIGRLVDGRYRVRARIARGGMATVYVATDLRLERRVALKVMHGHLSDDTVFQSRFIQEARSAARLSDPHVVNVFDQGQDGEMAYLVMEYLPGITLRELLREHRRLTIDQTLTIMDAILSGLAAAHRAGIVHRDVKPENVLLAEDGRIKIGDFGLARATTANTASGAQLMGTIAYLAPELVTRGTADARSDIYSLGIMLYEMLVGEQPYKGEQPMQIAYQHATDSVPRPSAKNPGVPEQLDELVLWSTEREPGDRPLDAGAMLERLRAIEKELGLAPQVARAVSVGTTGPASAAESRELTKVLPQTASLPSATIDEPDNAARLRTRTRRRTARGAWLLVLVLLLAGGAGFTGWYFGSGPGSLVAVPDVSGRSFADAQALLTQQQLQAQAQEVTDREIPSGTTVGSDPAPGERLDKETVVTVFVSIGPATHQIPALAGKSADEVRAILEQAFVGVAGDPERQFADPADGTVLGASVIPRSGGDAIDCTQGCTVYEGDAASLVVSLGPIPDVTGDSRSQAQRALDGVGLKSSVTEDYSNSVASGNVISMGQRDGGGNWRPGDTVPLRVSIGPKPVEIPGNVVGMSIRDAVKTLEALGFQVNAGIDDGTLPLGFKYWDIYKVRATNPKAGTTAPQGSTITLTPTL
- a CDS encoding peptidoglycan D,D-transpeptidase FtsI family protein; its protein translation is MTTTTSRSPRRRTVVALAVVLIVIIAFVVRLVDIQVVNARDHVDDSLSMGLQNSRIEYASRGSIVDDNGVPLATSVNRYDVQIDPMLAAKGVTTRDDDGNETTTAWPDLAAQIAGVTGQDAADVQKIVQGAVADNPESRYAMIAKNVSTEQYRALVALGLPFLSFPPQAGRMYPDGAVAGNLLGFVGSDGQALAGLEAADNDCLASTNGKVVFQQSRDGVVLPGTEVVTQPAVDGGTLKLTIDRDLQWYLQQLIAEQVQNTGSLRGTITVVEAKTGKIRALAEYPTVDPNDPTATAPEDRGSRAFSSPFEPGSTFKALTTAIGLDSGSYTPQTTVTASGREVLDGDARVSDAFSHGPNVYTPTGVLIDSSNVGISKFAEMIPAQTRFDYLQKFGMGTTSAIDFPGESGGILHPVQDWDKQTFFNTAFGQGLSVTVPQLVGAYQTIANGGVKKPLSIVEGCTAADGTVTDVPSTEGTQVISTDTAKEVSLMLENVATQGELASKIAIPGYRIAIKTGTGEKVDENTGAYKPDAYFTTMIGFAPADDPQYVVAVNLDEPRTVKSSAATAPAFQKALTQVLKSYRVIPSGTTTPELPKFG
- a CDS encoding UDP-N-acetylmuramoyl-tripeptide--D-alanyl-D-alanine ligase → MISLSLSHLADVLGGRLVVRGDDTADTLVSGLVDTDSRLIEPGGIFVAKPGETTDGHLFVGTAVERGAALAIVERELDDAVSQIVVPDAVAALGDLARDVVARVRETGALKIVGITGSNGKTTTKNLLACILEDEGETVSPRASFNNEVGAPLTMLRVTENTRYLVSEFGASAPGAIAHLAGLVTPDIGVVLMVGMAHAGGFGGIESTFHAKSELVKATREGGLAVLNADDPRVAAMEPIARERGQDVRWFGRGERAEVRAVDVEVSASGTRADLVIDGEPFTLTLRVLGEHHVMNALAALAAATALGVPAAHAIARLETVEIAERWRMQPLGSDRVRIINDAYNASPDSMAAALRTLAQITGPEERTVAVLGAMSELGEYADEEHDRVGLLAVRLRIQRIVVIGPEARRMYLEAIAQGSWDGEAVFFADADAAYDYLSTELRDGDRVLVKSSNSAGLRHLGDRLGDLFA